In Corallococcus caeni, one DNA window encodes the following:
- a CDS encoding M57 family metalloprotease, which yields MVEAGFPADDVIVVEGKVYVGRDAEVTLAASREMLETDGTTKEQYHTKNVVSRSLSKICINGSTFTGAFSAALDMAIQNYDAMDLTFSMARTPSTDCSFTINAVIDPSMNGGSAGFPSNGNPYGQITIGGQLSQFGVNVIAHVITHEIGHTLGFRHADYYNRSISCGVGGNEGEADVGAIAIQGTSTTANVGGSVMNSCFRAVETGRWLTGDPEALLALFKPREANPAVCVGNTVFFQDWHQLDNNTIYADVSTVKCGYSETPLYFTSLGGAVGHMAASGVTAIYSPSSAGFRVYLKTAVSAYYASLYGWHIKWQAVRKNLRSSALCSGETYWASTPWQQVDNNRISLDVDTAACGFTETPLYFTSLGGAAGHRDAKGSEAISVPTPTGFRVYLTTTVSATRANMYSWHIKWQAAAKDLRGPDLCTGQTQQGATAWQQAEANVIYLDVNTAPCGLGYSTHYFTSIGGLAAHGSSSGATAIYSPTDTGFRIYVTLPSMTATDANLHGWYINWSANRLLYW from the coding sequence TTGGTCGAGGCGGGGTTCCCCGCTGACGACGTCATCGTGGTGGAGGGGAAGGTCTACGTCGGTCGGGACGCAGAAGTGACCTTAGCCGCGTCGCGCGAGATGCTTGAGACCGACGGCACAACCAAGGAGCAGTACCACACCAAGAACGTCGTCAGCAGGTCGCTGTCGAAGATTTGCATCAACGGCTCGACATTCACGGGTGCATTCAGCGCGGCGCTCGATATGGCAATCCAAAACTATGATGCCATGGACCTGACATTTTCCATGGCGCGGACGCCAAGCACTGACTGTAGCTTCACCATCAATGCCGTGATCGACCCAAGCATGAATGGGGGTAGCGCCGGGTTCCCCTCAAACGGCAATCCGTACGGACAGATCACTATCGGCGGCCAGCTCAGCCAGTTCGGCGTCAACGTCATCGCACACGTCATCACACACGAAATTGGCCACACTCTCGGGTTTCGGCACGCGGACTACTACAACCGCAGCATCAGCTGCGGCGTCGGAGGCAATGAGGGTGAAGCCGACGTCGGCGCGATCGCCATCCAGGGCACGTCGACAACTGCTAACGTAGGTGGCTCCGTCATGAATTCCTGCTTCCGCGCGGTGGAAACGGGCAGGTGGCTCACAGGCGACCCTGAGGCGTTGCTTGCATTGTTCAAACCCAGGGAGGCAAACCCTGCCGTGTGCGTCGGCAACACGGTATTCTTCCAGGATTGGCACCAACTCGACAACAACACCATATATGCGGACGTGAGCACGGTGAAATGCGGTTATTCCGAAACGCCTCTATACTTCACGTCTCTCGGAGGCGCCGTCGGGCACATGGCAGCGTCTGGAGTCACAGCCATCTACTCTCCGTCGTCTGCGGGTTTCCGCGTCTATCTCAAAACCGCAGTCTCAGCCTACTACGCGAGCCTGTACGGCTGGCATATCAAATGGCAGGCTGTACGAAAAAATCTGCGCTCGTCGGCACTCTGCTCCGGCGAAACGTACTGGGCCTCGACGCCATGGCAGCAGGTCGACAACAACCGTATCAGCCTGGATGTGGACACGGCCGCGTGTGGCTTCACCGAGACGCCGCTGTACTTCACTTCTCTCGGAGGCGCTGCCGGGCACAGGGATGCGAAAGGCAGCGAAGCCATCTCCGTGCCGACGCCTACGGGCTTCCGTGTCTATCTCACAACCACAGTCTCGGCCACCCGGGCGAACATGTACAGTTGGCACATCAAATGGCAGGCCGCAGCAAAAGATCTGCGCGGGCCGGATCTCTGTACCGGCCAGACGCAGCAGGGCGCGACGGCATGGCAACAGGCGGAAGCCAATGTCATCTACTTGGACGTCAACACCGCCCCATGCGGCCTCGGCTACTCGACGCATTATTTCACGTCTATCGGAGGTTTGGCGGCGCACGGGTCAAGTTCCGGAGCAACGGCCATCTACTCTCCGAC